Proteins from a single region of Abyssalbus ytuae:
- a CDS encoding polyprenol monophosphomannose synthase codes for MQKDSLVIIPTFNEIENIENIIKAVFKLEKAFHILIVDDNSPDGTAIIVKELQKTFNDRLFLEVREEKSGLGTAYIHGFKWALKHNYKFIFEMDADFSHNPSDLIRLYNECAHKGADVAIGSRYIKGVNVVNWPLGRILLSYGASIYVRLITGMKVYDPTAGFICYKSEVIQNIKLDSIQFVGYAFQIEMKFRAWLKKYKIKEIPIIFKDRVKGTSKMNRKIISEAVFGVMSMKCKSLFSKDF; via the coding sequence ATGCAAAAAGATAGTTTAGTAATAATACCCACGTTCAATGAAATTGAGAACATTGAAAATATTATTAAAGCAGTTTTTAAACTGGAAAAAGCTTTTCATATATTAATTGTTGACGATAATTCACCCGATGGCACTGCCATAATTGTCAAAGAGCTTCAAAAAACATTTAATGACAGGCTTTTTCTTGAAGTGCGTGAAGAAAAATCAGGATTAGGGACTGCCTATATTCATGGTTTTAAATGGGCCTTAAAGCACAATTATAAGTTTATTTTTGAAATGGATGCCGATTTTTCCCATAATCCGTCCGATTTGATAAGGCTTTACAATGAATGTGCTCATAAAGGAGCCGATGTGGCCATAGGATCAAGATACATAAAAGGAGTGAATGTAGTTAACTGGCCACTGGGTAGAATACTGTTATCCTATGGTGCCTCAATATATGTGAGGCTCATTACCGGAATGAAGGTGTACGACCCTACCGCCGGTTTCATTTGTTATAAAAGTGAAGTAATACAAAATATTAAGCTGGACAGTATCCAGTTTGTAGGATATGCTTTCCAGATAGAAATGAAATTCCGGGCCTGGTTAAAAAAATATAAAATTAAAGAGATTCCCATTATTTTTAAAGACAGGGTAAAAGGAACCTCTAAAATGAACAGGAAAATAATAAGTGAAGCTGTTTTCGGAGTAATGTCCATGAAGTGCAAAAGCCTGTTCAGTAAAGATTTTTAA